ATTCCTTTTACGAAAAACAACAAAAGATTAAGCAGTGCGTTCAGTGAAATAGAATAGAATTTGCGCGCGAATATATAagcatcatacgttacaggaAATCTAGTTCTGTCACAATATTAAACTGAAAATGTTTCATGAGAATGAATCCTATTTTCAATTGAATTAAGTAAGACTGACTACAGATGGTGTATTTGATCACATATAGTTActtttaatttgatttaaaacttAATAAGTATTTATTGATATTCGTTTATAACAATAAGCGTTTCAAGTTAAAGCACAATCTGTTTCTTTaaagtatttgaattattttttataaaaattttagatggtttacaaattgtaaaaataaattaagtgCAATTTTTAAAGTGGTAATAATTGTTAGTTATTTCTACAATGAATAAATAGGgaaataaacaataataaatcAAAGTAAATAGAATGTGCACAAATTTACATTCattaattatgtaaaatatagTTTAATGCTTCAAAATGTAGTTTGAAACTCATCAAGTGTATGAATTTTCTGACTTAAAATCTAATCAAATGTAATtcagaaataatttgaaaaatatttcagtcGCATTTAATGtttcatacaatttttaaactaaaacttatttaattattattatatagagcaattaatattttgcacaaatataaaaatgtaatatacttctttaatttaaagtttttataaattaaaaatatttgtagaaaacATTTCATGCTTTTTTCCAAGATCCTGAGTCATGTATATAGAAAATCAATGTAAATCTGCCTTGTGATATCATCATGAACTATCTAGACGAAGGAATGTTTGCTCTTTCGGTTTGTTGATTTAAAATTACCATAAAAAGTATCATGGCGTCTAAGGCCCATGTGGAAAATATTGTTAACGAACGTCGATTGCGTCCGATATATGGTAAGTATACTATTGATACTTCTATCATTGATATGATGTTTTAATTTTGTAAGTTTCGTAAGAATTTACTTTCAATATTTAACCGGTAATGAGGTTATGTAACATTACTACATTATGAACTTTAGATTGGTTGGATAATGGAAACAATAAGAAAGCCCTTCAAGAAGCAGATAAGGTGCTTAAAAAACATCCGAGTAACCAGTGTGCTAAAGTGCTCAAAGCTTTGGCTTTATTGCGACTTGGTAAAGAAAATGAAGGTCAAGTTATTATGGATAAGGTACGCTCAGAAGTACCTTGTGAGGATTCTACCCTACAAGTTATGAGTATTTGTTATAGAGAGATACATCAACGTAAGTTTAAGTTATACTTGAAGCAcagttttttatacaaatattacatttttcttatatgataaaatataattttaaatatggtTATTTATAGCAAATAAAATTAGCGAAGTTTATGAGGCTGCAGCGAAAGCAGATCCAAACAATGAGGAGTTACTGACTCATCTCTTTATGTCGTATGTACGTCTTGGGGATTATAAAAAACAGCAGCAAACAGCAATTTCCTTATATAAACTAAAACCAAAAAATCCTTATTATTTTTGGGCTGTGATGAGTATAGTTATGCAGGCTGCACATGGGGATGAAAAGTTGGCGAAAGGAGTTACTTTACCATTAGCAGAAAGAATGGTTTGtaaattgttataaaattattacattatcataagaaataattcattttatttaaaattttaataaatcaatGGAAACAAGGTATTGAAACTAATTAATATGGGAAAAATGGAAGCAGAAACAGAAGTCCAACTTTTTTTAATGATATTGGAGCTTCAaggtaaaaacgaagaaatgttaAGAGTTTTATCTGGACCTTTAGCCTTACATCTTTCACCTGATCCACAACGCAAGGCAGCACTTTTACTAAGGTTGGAACGTTTTCCTGAAGCTGCTAATGCATACAAGGAACTTATTAGTGAAAAGTGAGTATAATATAGTGTATACATTTTTCTAGTAATACTgttctattattatatattgttgGTGTATTAAAAATAGTATTGACAACTGGGCATATTATCAAGACTACCTTTTTGCGGCTCTTAAATATCAAAAACCAGAAGAGTGTTTAGATTTTTTTAAAAAGATCATAACTACATCAGAGAAAAAAGTTAGAGCTCCATATCTTGCAAAGCTTGAATTATTAAAACGCACTCAAAATAAGGAGATTATTGAAAATGCCACTAAACCAGTGGATCTAATGCATctgtatttttcacaatttggtGAAAAAGACTGTGTAGTTGAAGACTTACGACTGTACTTAGATTTGTTAACTCCTACGGGCAGGTTACAGTTGCTGCAAAGAGTAAGTAATCAAATAGTAGAATGTATCACTCAAAataagtaatttatttttttgtatgaACTACtaacttcaaatatttttatttttctagataGAAGAGGATGTAGGTGTTAAACCAGAAGAATTTGCAACTACTGTACAACAAATGCAGAGACATATTCATTTAGAACAACTACGTCGTATTTGTGGTTTCCATCAATCTCCCATTGTAGGAATAAATGAACAAAAACAATTGGTGAAccgattatgtaaattatatgaAAAGGGTAATGAATTATGTCCAATACAAGAAAGATTACCAACAGATTTTTGTCCTACGGATTCATACATCCTTTTAGCCACACATTTGTTGCATGAATTATGGTACAGTACTAATGATGCATCTTACCTGTACAGGTAAATCATTTTAAAGtatttgtaaaagaaatttatagacaatataataaaaataaaaatacatcgtTATAGGGCAATGGCGATATTGGAACGTGGCTTATTTTTAAGTTCTGCAAATtttcatataaaaattttactagTGCGAATATATTTAGAAGCAGGACTAGTAATTTCAGCAGAACATGTTTTCTTATTATTGGATGTAAAACATATTCAATTAGATTCGTTGGGTTATTTACATGCACCATTGCTTGCTCCTCTCGGTCACCTTTCATTGGCTTCTACAACTTTAGATCACTCTACTaaattttttattgcaaattgCAAGGATGTATGTATTGACATATCATAAATTTATcttaaataataagaaatttttTCTAACTTAATTCATTGTGCATGGTTAGAGTGCAGATCATCTAACGTTTGCTTataaatatggaagttttgtaAAGATTCAAGAATTCGTGGAGTTAAAAGAACGTTTGGAAAACTCCTTTCACTTTGTTATGACTACTGTAGATAAGATGATCCTGGAATTAAGCTGGTGCGATAGTTCTACATcgctaatttctactttaaatAATATGCATATTCAACCCAATGAAGATTCGGTTCGATTAAATTCTTTACGTGATAATCGTGATTTAGAGGTAATGCTGGCTTCTTAATTCATGATAAAagtatgaaatttaaataaattaatatattgtatttaaacAGGTTGTTCGAGGATGGGAGCCATTCACAGAGAATGGAAAGGACCCCAGGATGCAAGAAGAAACACGTGTATGCATGTTAAGATTACTTGCAGCgagaaatttaatattgaaaatctTAGCAGCGTGTGTAATGCCCGATACTTCTTCCCTTCTTACACGACTATGCAGGGAACTAAAACAACTGGATACTGAGCACATTCCTTTGATACTTCAAACATTTGAATCGGAGGGAAAGAAAAATAGGCCGTGCAAAATATTGGTTCCTATGGACGCAGTAGAAAGGTTACGCGAAGCCCATTATTCCGAGCAATTGAAAACGATTGCTCGGCTCGTAGAATCGCTGTCTTGCTCACGTTATCCTGACTTcgaatgtataaaaaatatgcTACAGGCATCACCATGTCTTCAGACAATAGACATCCCTGAAAAGGGTATTCCAGTGTCTTTTAAGCATTTTTTGCTAAGAGCAGCTACGTGTAGTGAATCTCTTGCGATTATTAGTGCCATATGTACTATCTGTGCGACGCAATTACAACCTGGAACCTTGcacaagaaaaatagaaaaaaatactgCAAGGAAATAGAAACCGTTTCTCTGAATGATAATGATCATGTAAGATAATTTAGTATTTTTATATCATTTTGTTCTGTTAATTTAAAGTAATTattgttcattttatttttaattttttgttacaGAGCTGGAAAGATGTTGCAATAGTACTTGCAGAAAGAATTCAGAATTTAGATTTAGCCTTAACAGAACTCGAAAAGTTTCAGCTACATACAGGACTGAGTGATGACGAAGATGATATACGTACACCGATAATTAAATACGGACAAATTAGTCTAGGACAAAGTTGCAGGTCGTTAAAATCTCGCGCTCAAATCACATTGAAACTATTAAATAGTTTAAAAAGgtgaaattgtacgaaaattcTTGTACAAAGGATATCCATCCAACTATTTACTGATTTTTAAAACTGATTCATTTATTGTGTACATTATTCTTAGTCCTAACCAAATTATAAATATCGACTGAACTGTTTATTGCAAATTGAAATCTTTTAaatgattttaattttacactaaattcgtaaatatttagtaatttaatagtttttcttttatacaATCTTTTCCttcaatgtatttttgttaaaacgGAGCACACTACTGGCTGACATGAAGTTGCGCCCCAAAATAGGTGagcaatatatttaatataaatgccGCCTTTATCAAATTTGagataaataatattcatttCTTGAAGTGAAACACTCAAATCAATCTTGAAAAATACATTCTATCGATTCTTTGGGTATTTTGTCTGTACATATTTTGAATTTAGTATATAATTTTCAACATATCTTGAAAATTGTTACAGtacaattttcaacaatttactTAAATCTTTCTTTAAGGAGACAGTGTATCTTCCTAAAAAatgtgtataaattgttttatagATGAAACGTGTCACAAATTATGATATtgcgaattaatttaaaaaaaaacctcTGTTTTATGTCAAAGCTACGTATTTGTACTTTGCATCCTACattgtatattaataaatttattacttgTTAATCATCTAATTTAAATAATCAGTTAATTAAAGTGtacgaaattaataaattggATAATAGTAACTACTATAAATAGAAAAACTAAATATATGTGGTGTAATTTCTTCgctaagaaataaatttatatttcgtgTACTCTGAACAATGAAACTTAATGATACTCTACTTGATCCAGTGAGAACCCGGAAGGTAATAATAAAGTCACGTGACTTCGGACAAAA
The sequence above is drawn from the Ptiloglossa arizonensis isolate GNS036 chromosome 1, iyPtiAriz1_principal, whole genome shotgun sequence genome and encodes:
- the Psidin gene encoding phagocyte signaling impaired, which codes for MASKAHVENIVNERRLRPIYDWLDNGNNKKALQEADKVLKKHPSNQCAKVLKALALLRLGKENEGQVIMDKVRSEVPCEDSTLQVMSICYREIHQPNKISEVYEAAAKADPNNEELLTHLFMSYVRLGDYKKQQQTAISLYKLKPKNPYYFWAVMSIVMQAAHGDEKLAKGVTLPLAERMVLKLINMGKMEAETEVQLFLMILELQGKNEEMLRVLSGPLALHLSPDPQRKAALLLRLERFPEAANAYKELISENIDNWAYYQDYLFAALKYQKPEECLDFFKKIITTSEKKVRAPYLAKLELLKRTQNKEIIENATKPVDLMHLYFSQFGEKDCVVEDLRLYLDLLTPTGRLQLLQRIEEDVGVKPEEFATTVQQMQRHIHLEQLRRICGFHQSPIVGINEQKQLVNRLCKLYEKGNELCPIQERLPTDFCPTDSYILLATHLLHELWYSTNDASYLYRAMAILERGLFLSSANFHIKILLVRIYLEAGLVISAEHVFLLLDVKHIQLDSLGYLHAPLLAPLGHLSLASTTLDHSTKFFIANCKDSADHLTFAYKYGSFVKIQEFVELKERLENSFHFVMTTVDKMILELSWCDSSTSLISTLNNMHIQPNEDSVRLNSLRDNRDLEVVRGWEPFTENGKDPRMQEETRVCMLRLLAARNLILKILAACVMPDTSSLLTRLCRELKQLDTEHIPLILQTFESEGKKNRPCKILVPMDAVERLREAHYSEQLKTIARLVESLSCSRYPDFECIKNMLQASPCLQTIDIPEKGIPVSFKHFLLRAATCSESLAIISAICTICATQLQPGTLHKKNRKKYCKEIETVSLNDNDHSWKDVAIVLAERIQNLDLALTELEKFQLHTGLSDDEDDIRTPIIKYGQISLGQSCRSLKSRAQITLKLLNSLKR